Proteins from a genomic interval of Streptomyces sp. NBC_01445:
- a CDS encoding peptide ABC transporter substrate-binding protein has translation MRGATHAKWAVCAVAVALAATACGGGGGSGGSGGDGSGIVRSSWGDPQNPLEPANTNEVQGGKVLDMVFRGLKRYNPKTGAAEDMLADKIETTDSVNFKITVKDGWTFSNGEKVTAKSFVDAWNYGADLKNNQKNAYFFGQIDGYDKVHPDSGTPSATSLSGLKVTGPLTFSVKLSQKFSLWPDTLGYAAFAPLPKAFFDDHDAWVSKPVGNGPYMIDSYTKGSQMSLRKWDDYPGTDKAQNGGVDLKVYTDNNTAYTDLTAGNLDLVDDVPASQLKNVEADLSGRYINSPAGIIQTLAFPFYDPAWNKADSDKVRKGLSMAINRKQITETIFQKTRTPATDWTSPVLGKDGGFQDGLCGDGCDYNPTEAKKLVQEGGGIPGGQVKIGYNADTGSHKEWVDAVCNSINNALGNDKACVGLPTGTFADFRNKITQKKMTGPFRAGWQMDYPLIQNFLQPLYYTNASSNDGKWSNKEFDKLVDQANAESDRAKAVKIFQQAEGVVRDNMAAIPLWYQNGSAGYSDKVSNVALNPFSVPVYNEIKVK, from the coding sequence ATGCGTGGAGCCACGCACGCCAAGTGGGCCGTATGCGCGGTGGCCGTCGCTCTCGCGGCGACGGCCTGTGGTGGTGGGGGCGGCAGCGGCGGCAGCGGTGGCGATGGCTCAGGGATCGTCCGTTCGTCCTGGGGTGACCCGCAGAACCCGCTGGAACCCGCGAACACGAACGAGGTGCAGGGCGGCAAGGTCCTGGACATGGTCTTCCGTGGCCTGAAGCGGTACAACCCGAAGACCGGCGCCGCCGAGGACATGCTCGCGGACAAGATCGAGACGACGGACTCGGTCAACTTCAAGATCACGGTCAAGGACGGCTGGACGTTCTCCAACGGCGAGAAGGTCACCGCGAAGTCCTTCGTGGACGCCTGGAACTACGGCGCGGACCTGAAGAACAACCAGAAGAACGCCTATTTCTTCGGCCAGATCGACGGCTACGACAAGGTCCACCCCGACTCCGGAACCCCGAGCGCCACCAGTCTGTCCGGGCTCAAGGTCACCGGTCCCCTCACCTTCTCGGTCAAGCTCAGCCAGAAGTTCTCGCTGTGGCCCGACACCCTCGGCTACGCGGCCTTCGCCCCGCTCCCCAAGGCCTTCTTCGACGACCACGACGCGTGGGTGAGCAAGCCGGTCGGCAACGGCCCGTACATGATCGACAGCTACACCAAGGGCTCCCAGATGTCCCTGCGCAAGTGGGACGACTACCCGGGCACCGACAAGGCGCAGAACGGCGGCGTGGATCTGAAGGTCTACACCGACAACAACACGGCGTACACCGACCTGACGGCCGGCAACCTCGACCTCGTCGACGACGTCCCGGCCTCGCAGCTCAAGAACGTCGAGGCCGACCTCAGCGGCCGGTACATCAACTCCCCCGCCGGCATCATCCAGACGCTCGCCTTCCCGTTCTACGACCCCGCGTGGAACAAGGCGGACAGCGACAAGGTGCGCAAGGGCCTGTCGATGGCGATCAACCGCAAGCAGATCACCGAGACGATCTTCCAGAAGACCCGGACCCCGGCCACGGACTGGACCTCGCCGGTCCTCGGCAAGGACGGCGGCTTCCAGGACGGGCTGTGCGGCGACGGGTGCGACTACAACCCCACCGAGGCCAAGAAGCTGGTCCAGGAGGGCGGCGGCATCCCCGGCGGCCAGGTGAAGATCGGCTACAACGCGGACACCGGCAGCCACAAGGAGTGGGTCGACGCCGTCTGCAACAGCATCAACAACGCCCTGGGGAACGACAAGGCCTGCGTCGGCCTGCCCACCGGCACTTTCGCCGACTTCCGCAACAAGATCACGCAGAAGAAGATGACGGGCCCGTTCCGCGCCGGCTGGCAGATGGACTACCCGCTCATCCAGAACTTCCTGCAGCCGCTGTACTACACCAACGCCTCGTCCAACGACGGCAAATGGTCCAACAAGGAGTTCGACAAGCTCGTCGACCAGGCCAACGCCGAGTCCGACCGCGCCAAGGCCGTCAAGATCTTCCAGCAGGCCGAAGGCGTTGTCAGGGACAACATGGCGGCCATCCCGCTCTGGTACCAGAACGGCAGTGCCGGCTACTCCGACAAGGTCTCCAACGTCGCCCTCAACCCGTTCAGCGTTCCGGTCTACAACGAGATCAAGGTCAAATGA
- a CDS encoding serine hydrolase domain-containing protein, whose amino-acid sequence MLDDLEARCAEAMAGYGCPSVSVAVAVRGEVIRAESYGLADTGAGIPATVRTPYALASVTKPVTAAAVCVAADEGLLDLDAPGPLGATPRQLLRHRGGLGAHYDFHYGEEGEPAIDAEPYIRLQRAPGSGFEYANLGYRLLGRLLEDATGQDLATYARERVLGPLGLDGFRIATHCPGAATRYTPDGRPYPQGLRTSHPGATLGWATAPQLALFAQSWPRLLKPETAAAVLDAVPIGEHLGYGLGWCVSRGGGPLLVSHGGGMGGVAVMAVSAPEPGLSVAVLTNTTAKAARDAVVAYVLGELVPGFRPELISPVFSVPARPLTLQEGEWAGHASTPEGEVPLRLRILPGARAELATGDESAAASVDATATLALRGSFPVQLPTADARVSGPVLGLDLRLEEGRLTGVARVYKEGDREGLIGNLLTHPCELGLVRAD is encoded by the coding sequence ATGCTGGACGACCTTGAGGCGCGGTGCGCGGAGGCGATGGCGGGGTACGGGTGCCCGTCCGTCTCGGTCGCGGTCGCCGTGCGGGGCGAGGTGATCCGCGCCGAGTCGTACGGGCTCGCCGACACCGGCGCGGGGATCCCCGCCACCGTCCGCACCCCGTACGCCCTCGCCTCCGTCACCAAGCCGGTCACGGCCGCGGCGGTCTGCGTCGCGGCCGACGAGGGGCTGCTCGACCTGGACGCGCCGGGACCCCTCGGCGCGACCCCGCGTCAGCTCCTGCGGCACCGGGGCGGGCTCGGCGCGCACTACGACTTCCACTACGGCGAGGAGGGCGAGCCGGCCATCGACGCGGAGCCGTACATACGGCTCCAGCGCGCGCCCGGCTCCGGCTTCGAGTACGCGAACCTCGGCTACCGGCTCCTCGGCCGGCTCCTGGAGGACGCCACCGGACAGGACCTCGCCACGTACGCCCGGGAGCGGGTCCTCGGGCCGCTCGGGCTCGACGGCTTCCGCATCGCCACGCACTGCCCGGGCGCCGCGACCCGCTACACCCCCGACGGGCGCCCCTATCCCCAGGGCCTGCGCACCAGCCATCCCGGCGCCACGCTCGGCTGGGCGACGGCACCTCAGCTCGCCCTCTTCGCCCAGTCGTGGCCGCGGCTCCTGAAGCCGGAGACGGCCGCCGCGGTCCTCGACGCCGTCCCGATCGGTGAGCACCTCGGGTACGGCCTCGGCTGGTGCGTCTCGCGCGGCGGGGGGCCGCTCCTGGTGAGCCACGGCGGAGGCATGGGCGGCGTGGCCGTGATGGCGGTGTCGGCGCCGGAACCGGGCCTGTCGGTGGCGGTCCTGACGAACACGACGGCGAAGGCGGCCCGTGACGCGGTCGTCGCCTACGTCCTGGGCGAGCTGGTGCCCGGGTTCAGGCCCGAACTGATCTCACCGGTGTTCTCCGTGCCCGCGCGCCCGCTGACCCTGCAGGAGGGGGAGTGGGCGGGCCACGCCTCGACGCCGGAGGGCGAGGTCCCGCTGCGGCTGCGGATCCTGCCGGGCGCCCGGGCCGAACTCGCCACCGGCGACGAGAGCGCCGCCGCCTCCGTCGACGCCACGGCCACCCTCGCCCTGCGCGGCTCCTTCCCCGTACAACTCCCCACCGCCGACGCGAGGGTCAGCGGTCCGGTGCTCGGTCTGGACCTGCGGCTGGAAGAGGGGCGGCTGACCGGGGTGGCCCGTGTTTACAAGGAGGGCGACCGGGAGGGGCTGATCGGCAACCTGCTGACCCACCCGTGCGAACTGGGGCTCGTACGGGCGGACTGA